In a single window of the Microcoleus sp. FACHB-831 genome:
- the gltB gene encoding glutamate synthase large subunit, protein MEIRSVNNNQEGHLLNEGDAPYPGQRWLVEERDACGVGFIASQRREASHLLVEQALSALTCLEHRGGCSADKDSGDGAGLMTAIPWELLTQSFAEQGVHLPTAVRVGVGMMFLPQDAQAAIAARQVVEKILTEEKLDIVGWRVVPVQPQVLGVQASRTQPQIEQVVVASPLLKGDELERQLYLARRRIVKALSSGGGDSWPAVSSQPAMRSPQESLDTSDFYFCSFSCRTIVYKGMVRSAVLGEFYTDLKNPAYKSAFAVYHRRFSTNTMPKWPLAQPMRMLGHNGEINTLLGNINWMMAREAELDHPIWGDRINDLKPLVHIDNSDSATLDNVAELLVRSGRSPMEAMMIMVPEAYQNQPDLANHPEIVDFYEYYNGLQEPWDGPALLVFSDGKKVGATLDRNGLRPARYIITKNGYVVVASEAGVVELPEAEILEKGRLGPGQMIAVDLENGEIQKNWEIKQRIASSAPYGEWLSAHRQTMAAQPFGEATQLEGQALLQNQMAFGYTTEDVEMVITEMAASGKEPTFCMGDDIPLAVLSEKPHLLYDYFKQRFAQVTNPAIDPLREGMVMSLAMSLGDRANLLEVKAEYAGVLKLNSPVLNDAELESVRTSGLETATLSTLFDIAAGPEGLETAVRALCRGAADAVQNGKKILILSDRSTGALGEEKSYIPPLLAVGAVHHHLIRQGLRCKASLVVDTAQCWSTHHFACLIGYGASAVCPYLALETVRSWWSDSKTQALMERGKIAKTAIGDAQKKYRKAVEDGLLKILSKMGISLLSSYHGAQIFEAIGIGSDLLKLGFAGTASRLGGITTRELATEVISFHSAAFPELTRKKLENFGFVQYRPGGEYHMNSPEMAKALHKAVAGKAYDHYEVYKKQLAGRPITALRDLLEFNSDRASIPVEEVETVESIVKRFATGGMSLGALSREAHEVLAIAMNRIGGKSNSGEGGEDPVRYKVLDDVDEMGHSELLPHLKGLKKGDTASSSIKQVASGRFGVTPEYLMSAKQIEIKIAQGAKPGEGGQLPGTKVSPYIAMLRRSKPGVTLISPPPHHDIYSIEDLAQLIFDLHQINPKAGVSVKLVAEVGIGTIAAGVAKANADIIQVSGHDGGTGASPLSSIKHAGSPWELGLTEVHRVLMENELRDRVLLRVDGGFKTGWDVLMGALMGGEEYGFGSVAMIAEGCIMARICHTNNCPVGVASQQENLRKRFPGLPEHVVNFFYFVAEEVRQLLARLGYRSLNEIIGRADLLGVREDIKLTKTAALNLDCITKLPDTRENRSWLNHEPVHSNGPVLDDELLADAEIQAAIRDQGSVTKTIRAVNTDRTIGARLSGAIASVYGNTGFEGQITLKFQGSVGQSFGAFNLPGMNLYLEGEANDYVAKGMHGGEIIIKPPTEANYNASQNVIVGNTCLYGATGGILFANGLAGERFAVRNSKGQAVIEGAGDHCCEYMTGGVIVVLGKVGRNVSAGHTGGLAYFLDEDGSFSDKVNREIVKTQRVVTPAGEQQLKELIELHADRTGSQKAKTILANWSEYLPQFWQVVPPSEANSPEASADEPAEKVLTPAQ, encoded by the coding sequence ATGGAAATCAGGAGTGTGAATAACAACCAAGAAGGTCATCTGTTGAATGAGGGCGATGCCCCATACCCAGGTCAACGCTGGTTGGTCGAGGAACGGGATGCTTGTGGCGTCGGCTTTATTGCTTCTCAGAGAAGAGAAGCCAGCCATTTGTTGGTTGAGCAAGCATTGTCTGCCCTGACTTGTCTAGAACACCGGGGCGGTTGTAGTGCTGATAAGGATTCGGGGGATGGAGCTGGGTTGATGACCGCTATCCCTTGGGAACTGCTTACTCAGTCATTTGCCGAACAAGGCGTTCATTTGCCGACGGCAGTACGGGTAGGGGTGGGTATGATGTTTTTACCCCAAGATGCCCAAGCAGCGATCGCAGCCCGCCAAGTTGTTGAAAAAATACTCACCGAAGAGAAATTAGATATAGTAGGCTGGCGAGTCGTGCCAGTGCAACCTCAAGTGCTAGGAGTGCAAGCGTCGCGGACGCAGCCCCAGATTGAACAGGTGGTAGTAGCTTCCCCGCTCTTAAAGGGAGATGAACTGGAGCGGCAATTATATTTAGCTCGTCGCCGAATTGTCAAAGCTCTATCTTCAGGAGGCGGCGATAGCTGGCCAGCCGTCAGCAGCCAGCCCGCCATGCGCAGCCCACAAGAGAGCCTTGATACCTCGGATTTTTACTTTTGTTCCTTTTCCTGCCGCACCATAGTATACAAAGGCATGGTGCGTTCAGCGGTTCTGGGAGAGTTTTACACAGATTTAAAAAATCCAGCGTATAAAAGTGCTTTTGCAGTCTATCATCGACGCTTTAGCACAAACACGATGCCCAAGTGGCCTTTAGCTCAACCAATGCGTATGCTGGGACACAACGGCGAGATCAATACGCTGCTAGGCAACATCAACTGGATGATGGCACGAGAAGCAGAACTCGACCATCCAATTTGGGGCGATCGCATTAACGATCTAAAGCCGCTCGTCCACATAGATAACAGCGACTCGGCAACGTTAGACAACGTGGCAGAATTGCTAGTGCGCTCTGGGCGCAGCCCGATGGAAGCGATGATGATTATGGTGCCGGAAGCGTACCAAAATCAGCCAGATTTGGCAAATCACCCAGAAATTGTTGATTTTTATGAATACTACAACGGCCTACAGGAACCTTGGGATGGGCCAGCTCTGCTTGTATTCAGCGATGGCAAGAAGGTAGGGGCAACTCTAGACCGGAATGGCTTGCGTCCAGCTCGTTACATCATCACCAAGAATGGGTATGTTGTAGTAGCTTCGGAAGCTGGTGTGGTGGAACTGCCAGAAGCCGAAATATTGGAGAAAGGTCGTCTCGGCCCCGGTCAAATGATTGCTGTTGACCTGGAAAACGGCGAAATACAGAAAAACTGGGAGATTAAGCAGCGGATTGCGTCCTCTGCACCTTATGGGGAATGGCTGTCTGCACATCGGCAAACAATGGCCGCTCAACCGTTTGGCGAGGCTACTCAGCTGGAAGGACAGGCGCTTCTGCAAAATCAAATGGCTTTTGGCTACACAACAGAAGATGTAGAAATGGTCATTACTGAGATGGCAGCTAGCGGGAAGGAGCCTACTTTCTGCATGGGTGATGACATTCCCTTAGCCGTTTTGTCGGAAAAGCCGCACTTGCTTTACGACTACTTTAAACAACGCTTTGCCCAAGTAACGAATCCGGCGATTGACCCTCTGAGAGAGGGAATGGTAATGTCGCTGGCGATGTCGCTAGGCGATCGCGCAAATCTGCTTGAAGTAAAAGCAGAGTACGCAGGGGTGTTAAAGCTGAATTCTCCTGTGTTGAACGATGCAGAACTGGAGAGCGTTCGCACCTCTGGTTTGGAAACGGCAACTTTGTCAACTTTGTTTGATATTGCTGCTGGGCCGGAAGGTCTAGAAACAGCAGTGCGGGCATTATGCAGAGGTGCTGCTGATGCTGTGCAAAACGGTAAGAAGATCCTAATCTTGAGCGACAGAAGCACTGGGGCTTTGGGTGAGGAAAAGAGTTATATTCCTCCCCTGCTCGCTGTGGGAGCAGTACACCATCACTTGATCCGTCAAGGTTTGCGCTGCAAAGCATCCCTAGTTGTCGATACAGCCCAGTGCTGGAGTACCCACCATTTTGCTTGTTTGATTGGCTACGGAGCGAGTGCAGTTTGTCCTTATTTGGCTTTAGAAACGGTTCGCAGTTGGTGGTCTGATTCTAAGACGCAAGCGCTGATGGAGCGGGGCAAAATTGCTAAGACTGCCATCGGCGATGCTCAGAAGAAGTATCGCAAGGCTGTAGAAGATGGTTTGTTGAAAATCCTATCGAAGATGGGAATTTCGCTGCTGTCTAGCTATCACGGAGCGCAAATATTTGAGGCGATTGGTATTGGCTCGGATTTACTGAAGTTGGGTTTTGCTGGTACGGCGTCGCGGCTGGGTGGCATTACAACTAGGGAACTAGCGACTGAGGTAATCTCATTCCACTCGGCGGCTTTCCCCGAACTGACGCGGAAGAAGTTAGAAAATTTTGGCTTCGTTCAGTATCGCCCTGGTGGGGAGTATCACATGAATTCCCCAGAAATGGCTAAGGCGCTGCATAAAGCAGTGGCGGGTAAGGCATACGACCACTACGAGGTTTACAAAAAGCAATTGGCGGGACGCCCGATAACGGCGTTGCGGGATTTGCTGGAGTTTAACAGCGATCGCGCATCTATTCCGGTTGAGGAAGTAGAGACTGTTGAGAGCATCGTCAAGCGCTTTGCTACAGGCGGTATGTCGTTGGGAGCATTGTCGCGGGAAGCGCATGAGGTGCTGGCGATCGCTATGAATCGCATCGGCGGCAAGTCAAACTCAGGCGAAGGTGGCGAAGACCCAGTTCGCTACAAAGTTCTGGACGATGTTGACGAGATGGGTCATTCCGAACTGCTGCCGCATCTTAAAGGGTTGAAGAAAGGCGATACGGCTTCTAGTTCTATCAAGCAGGTAGCATCCGGTCGTTTTGGAGTTACTCCCGAATATCTCATGAGCGCTAAGCAGATTGAGATTAAGATTGCCCAAGGTGCCAAGCCAGGAGAAGGCGGCCAGTTACCTGGGACGAAGGTAAGCCCGTACATTGCGATGCTGCGACGCTCAAAGCCTGGGGTGACGCTGATTTCTCCTCCACCGCACCACGATATTTACTCCATCGAGGATTTGGCGCAGTTAATTTTTGACTTGCACCAGATTAATCCGAAGGCGGGAGTATCTGTGAAGCTGGTGGCTGAAGTTGGTATTGGTACGATCGCTGCTGGCGTAGCTAAGGCGAATGCAGATATTATCCAGGTTTCCGGCCACGACGGGGGGACTGGAGCATCGCCGCTGAGTTCGATTAAGCACGCGGGTAGCCCTTGGGAATTGGGCTTGACAGAAGTGCATCGCGTGCTTATGGAGAATGAATTGCGCGATCGCGTCCTTCTCCGCGTAGATGGCGGTTTCAAGACTGGCTGGGATGTCCTCATGGGGGCGTTAATGGGTGGCGAAGAGTATGGCTTCGGTTCTGTAGCTATGATTGCCGAAGGGTGTATCATGGCGCGGATTTGCCACACTAATAATTGCCCTGTGGGAGTAGCTTCTCAACAGGAAAACCTGCGGAAGCGTTTCCCAGGATTGCCAGAACACGTCGTTAATTTCTTCTATTTTGTGGCGGAAGAAGTGCGGCAGCTGTTGGCACGGTTGGGTTATCGTTCTTTGAACGAAATCATCGGTCGCGCTGATTTGCTGGGGGTTCGGGAAGACATTAAGCTAACTAAAACAGCAGCGCTTAATCTCGACTGCATCACCAAGTTGCCCGATACGCGGGAGAATCGTTCGTGGTTGAATCACGAACCAGTACATAGTAACGGGCCAGTTTTGGATGATGAGTTGCTAGCTGATGCGGAGATTCAGGCTGCAATTCGCGACCAGGGTAGCGTGACCAAGACAATTCGGGCGGTAAACACAGACCGGACAATTGGGGCGCGGCTGTCGGGCGCGATCGCATCTGTGTATGGTAACACTGGGTTTGAAGGACAAATTACTCTCAAATTCCAAGGTAGTGTCGGTCAGAGCTTTGGAGCATTCAACCTTCCTGGTATGAATTTGTACCTGGAAGGAGAGGCAAATGACTACGTGGCTAAAGGAATGCACGGTGGCGAGATTATCATTAAGCCACCGACCGAGGCTAACTACAACGCTTCACAAAACGTGATTGTTGGCAATACCTGTCTCTACGGAGCTACGGGCGGTATTCTGTTTGCCAACGGTTTAGCTGGCGAACGCTTTGCCGTCCGCAACTCTAAGGGTCAGGCAGTAATTGAGGGTGCTGGCGACCACTGCTGTGAATATATGACAGGCGGCGTTATCGTTGTCTTAGGCAAGGTTGGTCGTAACGTTAGTGCTGGCCATACCGGAGGTTTGGCGTACTTCTTGGATGAAGATGGTAGCTTCTCTGACAAGGTTAACCGAGAGATTGTCAAGACTCAGCGGGTGGTAACTCCTGCTGGCGAACAGCAGTTAAAAGAACTGATTGAGCTGCACGCTGACCGGACTGGCAGCCAGAAGGCAAAGACAATTTTAGCCAACTGGTCTGAGTATCTGCCCCAGTTCTGGCAGGTAGTACCTCCTAGTGAAGCTAATTCACCTGAAGCTAGCGCTGATGAGCCTGCTGAGAAGGTGCTGACTCCAGCCCAGTAG